One window of Leifsonia sp. AK011 genomic DNA carries:
- a CDS encoding NUDIX hydrolase — protein MAWQTLSSRTVYENRWLSVREDDVIGPGGPGIYGVVTVRHPAVFIVAVDDSDRVCFVEIDRYATGGPSIEVPAGGTDGEDPLVAAQRELREETGLVADDWTLLGRMNALNGVANAPEFVYLARQLTLDASAETAATQEEEGIGEVSWVPFADALTMIADGTISDGETVAALAYAAIHLRRLG, from the coding sequence ATGGCCTGGCAGACCCTTTCGTCCCGCACCGTCTACGAGAACCGCTGGCTGTCGGTGCGCGAGGACGACGTGATCGGGCCGGGCGGGCCGGGCATCTACGGGGTCGTGACGGTGCGGCATCCCGCGGTCTTCATCGTGGCCGTCGACGACAGCGACCGCGTGTGTTTCGTCGAGATCGACCGCTACGCCACGGGCGGGCCGTCGATCGAGGTGCCAGCCGGCGGCACCGACGGCGAGGACCCGCTCGTCGCGGCGCAGCGTGAGCTCCGGGAGGAGACCGGGCTCGTGGCGGACGACTGGACCCTCCTCGGACGGATGAACGCCCTCAACGGTGTCGCGAATGCCCCCGAGTTCGTCTACCTGGCGCGCCAGCTGACTCTCGACGCGAGCGCGGAGACCGCGGCCACCCAGGAGGAGGAGGGCATCGGCGAGGTTAGCTGGGTTCCGTTCGCCGACGCACTCACGATGATCGCGGATGGCACAATCTCCGACGGCGAGACCGTTGCCGCTCTCGCCTACGCGGCGATCCACCTGCGCCGGTTGGGCTAG
- a CDS encoding UDP-N-acetylmuramate dehydrogenase produces the protein MDLAPFTTMRVGGPAREFVRASTEQQLVDAAITAWSSGEDLLVLGGGSNVVISDEGFDGTVIHVESRGIERLASEEGSVRLRVQAGEPWDGLVEYTVEQGWAGIEALSGIPGSSGAAPMQNIGAYGQELSSSLTAIDFLDYLEGEVVRVPAEELGFGYRTSALKRGRLGVVVAIELRLDETDTTTAGYEQLATALGVEVGAPVLAAQVRERVLALRASKGMVLDPDDPDSVSCGSFFTNPIVSESFSRTLPFDAPQWLEPDDVHVKLSAAWLIERAGIPRGFALPGSDAAISSKHTLAITNRGGATAEQVAELARYVRTRVLAQFGVLLQPEPVAIGVTL, from the coding sequence ATGGACCTCGCGCCCTTCACCACGATGCGCGTCGGCGGACCGGCACGCGAGTTCGTGCGAGCATCCACCGAGCAGCAACTCGTGGATGCCGCGATCACCGCGTGGAGCTCCGGCGAGGACCTGCTCGTGCTCGGCGGTGGATCCAACGTGGTCATCTCCGACGAGGGATTCGACGGAACCGTCATCCACGTCGAGTCGCGCGGCATCGAGCGCTTGGCCTCCGAGGAGGGCTCCGTGCGCCTCCGCGTGCAGGCTGGCGAACCGTGGGACGGGCTCGTCGAGTACACGGTCGAGCAGGGTTGGGCCGGCATCGAGGCGCTCTCCGGGATTCCCGGGTCCTCCGGTGCGGCGCCCATGCAGAACATCGGTGCGTACGGCCAGGAACTGTCGTCGAGCCTCACCGCGATCGACTTCCTGGACTACCTCGAGGGGGAGGTCGTTCGCGTGCCCGCCGAGGAGCTCGGCTTCGGCTACCGCACCTCGGCGCTCAAGCGCGGCCGCCTCGGTGTCGTCGTCGCCATCGAGCTGCGTCTCGACGAGACCGACACCACCACGGCTGGTTACGAGCAGCTCGCGACTGCCCTGGGCGTCGAGGTGGGTGCTCCCGTGCTCGCCGCGCAGGTGCGCGAGCGGGTGCTCGCGCTGCGGGCATCCAAGGGCATGGTGCTCGACCCTGACGATCCGGACTCGGTGAGCTGCGGGTCGTTCTTCACCAATCCGATCGTCAGCGAGAGCTTCAGCCGCACGCTTCCCTTCGACGCTCCGCAGTGGCTGGAACCGGACGACGTCCACGTGAAGCTCAGCGCGGCGTGGCTGATCGAGCGGGCGGGCATCCCGCGCGGATTCGCCCTGCCGGGGTCGGATGCCGCGATCTCCTCGAAGCACACGCTCGCGATCACGAACCGGGGTGGCGCCACCGCCGAGCAGGTCGCGGAGCTCGCGCGCTACGTCCGAACCCGCGTGCTCGCCCAGTTCGGCGTGCTGCTGCAGCCGGAGCCCGTCGCGATCGGCGTGACCCTCTAG
- a CDS encoding MaoC/PaaZ C-terminal domain-containing protein yields the protein MSEISVAVGDIVAEHTQHITRDSLVRYAGASGDFNPIHYRDDIAESVGLPGVLAHGMLTMGLAVQPVVDWLGTRGWVSDYQVRFTRPVVVDPAEGATLTIVAKVGAVDDAGLRIDLTVTFNDATVLGKAQVRVTLS from the coding sequence GTGAGCGAGATCTCGGTCGCCGTCGGCGATATCGTCGCCGAGCACACGCAGCACATCACGCGCGACTCGCTCGTGCGGTACGCCGGAGCGTCCGGTGACTTCAACCCGATCCACTACCGCGACGACATCGCCGAGTCGGTCGGCCTCCCCGGGGTTCTGGCGCACGGCATGCTCACGATGGGTCTCGCCGTACAGCCTGTCGTCGACTGGCTGGGCACTCGCGGCTGGGTGAGTGACTACCAGGTGCGCTTCACACGTCCCGTCGTCGTCGACCCCGCCGAGGGCGCGACGCTCACGATCGTCGCCAAGGTCGGAGCGGTGGATGACGCGGGCCTCCGCATCGACCTCACCGTGACCTTCAACGACGCGACCGTGCTCGGCAAGGCGCAGGTACGTGTGACCCTCTCCTGA
- a CDS encoding MaoC family dehydratase N-terminal domain-containing protein, which translates to MPVNPELQGRMFPPVAPYLVGREKVREFARAVFATSPLSTDPTAAIAAGYPDVVAPPTFPVVVQEATLAQLLAEPDAGIDFSRVVHGDQRFTYSRPVVAGDELTATLAVTSIKTLGGNSMVTAESTMVDAAGEHVVTAISTLVVRGDDA; encoded by the coding sequence ATGCCAGTGAACCCCGAATTGCAGGGCCGCATGTTCCCTCCGGTCGCTCCCTACCTCGTGGGTCGTGAGAAGGTGCGCGAGTTCGCCCGTGCCGTCTTCGCCACGAGCCCGCTCAGCACCGACCCGACCGCAGCCATCGCGGCCGGCTACCCGGATGTCGTGGCCCCGCCCACGTTCCCCGTGGTCGTGCAGGAGGCGACACTCGCGCAGCTGCTCGCCGAGCCCGACGCCGGCATCGACTTCTCGCGTGTGGTCCACGGCGACCAGCGCTTCACGTACAGCCGCCCGGTGGTGGCAGGGGATGAGCTCACCGCGACGCTGGCCGTGACATCCATCAAGACCCTGGGGGGCAACTCGATGGTCACCGCCGAGTCGACGATGGTGGATGCCGCGGGCGAGCACGTCGTCACGGCGATCTCGACTCTCGTGGTGCGGGGTGATGACGCGTGA
- a CDS encoding VanZ family protein → MLRPPAPRLSKVALAIGVAYVVVLVALTVVPTPSTDTLGIAGGAFRPEAWLTTATWTGGWPGELLANVILFIPVGWLAARTLPLPFAVAAPLLLTVSIEFAQLFLPGRVSDPRDLVANSVGALLGIGLARLLARRPPESKTGGAVPPHAGLSPRP, encoded by the coding sequence ATGCTCCGCCCACCCGCCCCGCGACTCTCGAAGGTCGCACTTGCCATCGGTGTCGCCTACGTCGTCGTCCTCGTGGCCCTCACTGTTGTTCCCACTCCCAGCACGGATACGCTCGGAATCGCCGGCGGCGCCTTCCGTCCGGAGGCCTGGCTCACGACCGCCACGTGGACCGGCGGCTGGCCCGGTGAACTGCTGGCCAATGTCATCCTCTTCATCCCTGTCGGCTGGCTCGCGGCGCGCACTCTTCCCCTGCCGTTCGCCGTTGCAGCGCCACTGTTGCTGACGGTCTCGATCGAGTTCGCCCAGCTGTTCCTGCCTGGTCGGGTGTCCGACCCGCGCGACCTGGTGGCGAACTCCGTTGGCGCGCTCCTCGGGATCGGGCTGGCCCGCCTCCTCGCACGGCGGCCACCGGAGTCGAAGACCGGCGGCGCGGTGCCTCCTCACGCCGGTCTCTCCCCGCGCCCTTAA
- a CDS encoding SDR family oxidoreductase: MSRIIIIGGHGKVALLLTPLLSGRGDDVTSVVRKQEHLEDVAMAGAAPVLADVETMDTDTLASLIAGHDAVVWSAGAAGDSTRTYAVDRDAAIRTMDAARAAGVSRYVMVSYSGARKDHGVPESDSFFRYAEAKAAADEHLRGSGLDYTILGPSALTLEPASGTIAVTGERGTVSRGNVAAVIAEALVQPTTIGKTVEFIDGDVPIAEALAAV; encoded by the coding sequence ATGTCCAGAATCATCATCATCGGCGGGCACGGCAAGGTTGCGCTGCTGCTCACACCTCTGCTCTCCGGGCGGGGTGACGACGTGACATCCGTCGTCCGCAAGCAGGAACACCTCGAGGATGTCGCGATGGCCGGCGCCGCACCGGTGCTCGCCGACGTCGAGACTATGGACACGGATACGCTCGCCAGCCTGATCGCGGGCCACGACGCCGTCGTGTGGTCGGCCGGTGCCGCCGGCGACAGCACGCGCACCTACGCCGTCGACCGGGATGCCGCGATCCGCACCATGGACGCGGCGCGCGCTGCCGGCGTCTCCCGCTACGTGATGGTGTCCTACTCCGGCGCGAGGAAGGACCACGGCGTTCCCGAGTCCGACTCCTTCTTCCGCTACGCCGAGGCGAAGGCCGCAGCCGACGAGCACCTCCGGGGTTCCGGGCTCGACTACACGATCCTCGGGCCGTCCGCGCTCACCCTGGAGCCGGCATCCGGCACGATCGCCGTCACCGGCGAGAGGGGAACGGTCTCGCGCGGCAACGTCGCAGCTGTCATCGCGGAGGCCCTCGTCCAGCCCACAACCATCGGCAAGACCGTCGAGTTCATCGACGGCGATGTGCCGATCGCGGAGGCGCTCGCAGCGGTCTGA
- a CDS encoding glycoside hydrolase family 13 protein, translating to MTLENTAESTPDKTVDDADEITVEDIEASAESLAAAQTATAGSEWWRTAVIYQIYPRSFADDDGNGVGDLAGITKRLPSLADLGIDAIWLSPFFRSPQRDAGYDVSDYCDVDPLFGTLADFDLLLETAHGLGLKVIADMVPNHTSSDHAWFQEALAAPEGSPERDRYMFRDGKGKNGQLPPNNWESVFGGSMWERTTNADGTPGQWFLHIFDKSQPDLNWENPWVREQFYDILRFWLDRGVDGFRVDVAHGMIKADGLPDYTPPADGASMGGAQVPSSEVAPLEPVIQDSPPDPPYWGQEGVHEIWRGWHKVLAEYPGDRVLCAEAWVDPLEKVALWVRPDEMSQAFNFAYMFTDWKASALKRVITESIKAFAEVGAPATWVLSNHDVVRHASRLSLPKDAPPQGAGIGPKTPGKPDPVVGLRRARAATSLMLALPGSSYLYQGEELGLPEDMELPDSARQDPTWFRTDGEKYGRDGCRVPIPWESDRPAFGFNETGESWLPQPAEWAQYARDAQVGVPGSTLELYRAALQLRREFGLGAGALTWLKGYDKKVVAFRNGDVTVLANLGKIAVELPVGEVLLASDDVTGGALPRDTTVWLRA from the coding sequence ATGACCCTCGAGAATACTGCCGAGAGCACGCCCGATAAGACCGTTGACGACGCTGACGAGATCACCGTGGAAGACATCGAAGCCTCGGCCGAATCGCTCGCCGCTGCACAGACGGCGACCGCCGGTTCCGAGTGGTGGCGCACGGCGGTGATCTACCAGATCTACCCCCGCTCCTTCGCGGATGACGACGGCAACGGCGTCGGCGACCTCGCGGGCATCACCAAGCGCCTCCCGTCGCTTGCCGACCTCGGCATCGACGCGATCTGGCTCTCCCCCTTCTTCCGCTCCCCTCAGCGGGATGCCGGATACGACGTGTCCGACTACTGCGACGTCGACCCGCTCTTCGGCACGCTCGCCGACTTCGACCTGCTGCTCGAGACCGCCCACGGCCTCGGCCTGAAGGTCATCGCCGACATGGTCCCGAACCACACGTCGTCCGATCACGCCTGGTTCCAGGAGGCCCTCGCGGCACCCGAGGGCTCGCCCGAGCGTGACCGTTACATGTTCCGCGATGGCAAGGGCAAGAACGGCCAGCTTCCCCCGAACAACTGGGAGTCGGTGTTCGGCGGCTCCATGTGGGAGCGCACGACCAACGCCGATGGCACCCCCGGCCAGTGGTTCCTGCACATCTTCGACAAGTCGCAGCCCGACCTCAACTGGGAGAACCCGTGGGTGCGCGAGCAGTTCTACGACATCCTCCGTTTCTGGCTCGACCGTGGAGTCGACGGGTTCCGGGTGGATGTCGCGCACGGCATGATCAAGGCCGACGGGCTGCCCGACTACACGCCGCCCGCCGACGGAGCGTCGATGGGTGGAGCCCAGGTCCCATCATCCGAGGTCGCCCCCCTCGAGCCCGTGATCCAGGACTCACCGCCTGACCCGCCCTACTGGGGCCAGGAGGGCGTCCACGAGATCTGGCGCGGCTGGCACAAGGTTCTGGCCGAGTACCCGGGCGACCGTGTGCTCTGCGCTGAGGCCTGGGTCGACCCGCTCGAGAAGGTGGCGCTCTGGGTGCGACCGGATGAGATGAGCCAGGCGTTCAACTTCGCCTACATGTTCACCGACTGGAAGGCGTCGGCGCTCAAGCGCGTCATCACCGAGTCGATCAAGGCGTTCGCCGAGGTGGGCGCTCCCGCGACCTGGGTGCTCTCCAACCATGACGTGGTGCGTCACGCCTCGCGACTGTCCCTGCCCAAGGATGCGCCCCCGCAGGGTGCTGGCATCGGACCGAAGACGCCAGGCAAGCCCGATCCGGTGGTTGGCCTGCGTCGGGCGCGAGCCGCGACATCCCTCATGCTCGCCCTGCCGGGTAGCTCGTACCTCTACCAGGGCGAGGAACTCGGCCTTCCGGAGGACATGGAGCTGCCCGACTCGGCGCGCCAGGACCCGACGTGGTTCCGGACCGACGGCGAGAAGTACGGGCGCGACGGATGCCGCGTTCCGATCCCGTGGGAGTCCGACCGACCCGCCTTCGGCTTCAACGAGACCGGCGAGAGCTGGCTGCCGCAGCCCGCGGAGTGGGCGCAGTACGCCCGCGACGCACAGGTCGGCGTTCCCGGCAGCACGCTCGAGCTCTACCGCGCGGCCCTCCAGCTGCGCCGCGAGTTCGGCCTCGGAGCTGGCGCTCTCACGTGGCTGAAGGGCTACGACAAGAAGGTCGTCGCCTTCCGCAACGGGGATGTCACGGTGCTCGCCAACCTCGGAAAGATCGCCGTCGAACTCCCCGTCGGAGAGGTGCTCCTCGCGAGCGACGACGTCACCGGTGGTGCGCTGCCGCGCGACACCACCGTGTGGTTGCGCGCATAG
- a CDS encoding M23 family metallopeptidase — translation MSLRERDESAHPERQHHTPPQPLTRRQSREAENGRGVVSSRSAKPSRTKARSARPARSSVRRSLSSTKPVASRPQGQESVPRRIFSFGALLFVAALVVGMSVPANAFLTDPLTVATSVEAPTTLRGQSIEVSSDAAAALPARDGYEVKTYAQQLQEKYANVSYTFSATNGAVRWPFPYAVTITDGFGPRPVNVSGTAFHNGVDFTPGEGTPIYAIADGVVTTHSEDQGGLGNHVVLQHDIGGQNIESVYAHMQYGSSPLAIGDQVRVGDFIGLVGNTGTSYGAHLHFELHVDKVPVDPFVWLTNNAVN, via the coding sequence ATGTCATTGCGCGAGCGTGACGAGTCGGCACACCCCGAAAGACAGCACCACACTCCACCCCAGCCGCTCACTCGTCGCCAGTCGCGCGAGGCCGAGAACGGCCGCGGGGTCGTCTCGTCGCGCTCGGCGAAGCCGTCACGCACGAAGGCCCGCTCGGCACGCCCGGCCCGATCGAGTGTGCGCCGTTCGCTCTCGTCCACGAAGCCGGTTGCGTCACGCCCCCAGGGTCAGGAGTCGGTGCCGCGGAGGATCTTCTCCTTCGGTGCTCTCCTTTTTGTCGCTGCGCTGGTCGTCGGAATGAGTGTTCCCGCGAACGCCTTCCTCACCGACCCGCTGACGGTGGCGACCTCCGTGGAGGCCCCGACAACCCTGCGGGGCCAGTCGATCGAGGTCTCGTCGGATGCCGCGGCCGCCCTCCCAGCCCGTGACGGCTACGAGGTCAAGACGTACGCGCAGCAGCTCCAGGAGAAGTACGCGAACGTGAGCTACACGTTCTCGGCGACGAACGGTGCCGTGCGGTGGCCGTTCCCCTACGCGGTGACGATCACCGACGGATTCGGTCCGCGTCCGGTGAACGTGTCGGGTACCGCGTTCCACAACGGTGTCGACTTCACGCCCGGTGAGGGCACCCCCATCTATGCGATCGCGGACGGCGTCGTCACGACCCACTCGGAGGACCAGGGCGGCTTGGGCAACCACGTCGTCCTGCAGCATGACATCGGTGGACAGAACATCGAGAGCGTGTATGCGCACATGCAGTACGGCTCGAGCCCCCTCGCCATCGGCGACCAGGTGCGCGTCGGCGACTTCATCGGGCTCGTCGGCAACACCGGTACGAGCTACGGGGCGCACCTGCACTTCGAGCTCCACGTGGACAAGGTTCCCGTTGACCCGTTCGTGTGGCTCACGAACAACGCGGTGAACTGA
- a CDS encoding inositol monophosphatase family protein has translation MRVTRELLDIARTVATEAGALAARRRSEGVEVAASKSSVVDIVTEADRETEALIRGMLADLRPQDGFFGEESGAEAGTSGLTWLVDPIDGTVNFLYGIPHYAVSIAVVEGDPDPLTWRGLAGCVTNPASGETFTARDGGGAWLGDSEIHVADAVELPQALINTGFAYGSEMRAEQGAVAGTLLPRVRDIRRLGTASLDLCFVAAGRTNAYFERNLSPWDHAAGAIIAREAGAAVKGRGDAPAGRDFMLAAHPVVAAALEELLEELGA, from the coding sequence GTGCGGGTGACTCGCGAACTGCTCGACATTGCCAGGACCGTCGCAACCGAGGCAGGAGCGCTTGCCGCCCGCCGACGCTCAGAGGGGGTCGAAGTCGCAGCGAGCAAGTCGTCCGTCGTCGATATTGTGACGGAAGCCGACCGCGAGACCGAGGCTCTCATCCGCGGGATGCTCGCCGATCTGCGTCCGCAGGATGGCTTCTTCGGCGAGGAGAGCGGGGCGGAGGCAGGCACGAGCGGCCTGACCTGGCTGGTGGACCCCATCGACGGCACGGTGAACTTCCTCTACGGCATCCCCCACTACGCCGTGAGCATCGCCGTGGTCGAGGGCGACCCCGATCCGCTCACCTGGCGCGGCCTTGCCGGTTGCGTCACGAACCCGGCATCGGGCGAGACCTTCACGGCGCGAGACGGAGGCGGGGCGTGGTTGGGGGATTCCGAGATCCACGTCGCGGATGCGGTCGAGTTGCCCCAGGCACTCATCAACACGGGTTTCGCCTACGGGTCGGAGATGCGCGCGGAGCAGGGCGCTGTCGCTGGAACCCTGTTGCCGCGGGTGCGTGACATCCGTCGCCTCGGCACGGCCTCGCTCGACCTGTGTTTTGTGGCTGCGGGCCGCACGAACGCCTACTTCGAACGCAACCTCAGCCCGTGGGACCACGCGGCCGGCGCGATCATCGCCCGCGAGGCCGGTGCCGCCGTGAAGGGTCGAGGGGATGCCCCGGCCGGCCGTGATTTCATGCTGGCGGCTCATCCCGTGGTCGCCGCCGCCCTCGAGGAGCTGCTCGAGGAGTTGGGCGCATAG
- a CDS encoding DUF4232 domain-containing protein — MSNPTDPTEPTAGPTGDTPGTELEKRARGDVSRKEQAGAVAELDEPKSNRTRNLLIALGVIVALAVAAGVTFAVLAPQSTTPDGTVASPTDAATTPPTTGGDTDETPVDPDAPSAITACTTDNAKATFGDPVDNGGVISVPIVFTNSGDQNRFGEQVACTLEGFPRVEFISLSNGTTIGAEAVREESVAPTPVTLEVDGTARAVLNISPANAQDCNPVQADGFRIFFPGATDSFVIETSDYQACQNPESRVILTVGAITAP; from the coding sequence ATGAGTAACCCCACTGACCCCACCGAGCCCACCGCGGGCCCCACCGGGGACACCCCAGGCACCGAACTCGAGAAGAGGGCGCGCGGAGACGTCAGCCGCAAGGAACAGGCCGGCGCCGTTGCCGAGCTTGACGAGCCGAAGAGCAACCGCACCCGCAATCTCCTCATCGCGCTCGGTGTCATCGTGGCACTGGCCGTCGCTGCCGGCGTGACGTTCGCCGTTCTCGCGCCCCAGTCGACGACGCCGGATGGCACGGTGGCCTCGCCGACGGATGCCGCGACCACGCCGCCCACGACCGGCGGCGACACCGACGAGACCCCCGTCGACCCGGACGCCCCCTCGGCCATCACCGCCTGCACCACCGACAATGCGAAGGCCACCTTCGGTGACCCCGTCGACAACGGCGGCGTGATCTCCGTTCCGATCGTCTTCACCAACTCGGGCGACCAGAACCGTTTCGGCGAGCAGGTCGCGTGCACGCTCGAGGGCTTCCCGCGCGTCGAGTTCATCTCCCTCAGCAACGGCACCACGATCGGCGCCGAGGCAGTCCGCGAGGAGTCGGTGGCACCGACCCCCGTCACCCTCGAGGTAGATGGCACGGCTCGCGCCGTGCTCAACATCTCGCCCGCGAACGCCCAGGACTGCAACCCCGTGCAGGCTGACGGCTTCCGGATCTTCTTCCCCGGCGCGACCGACTCGTTCGTGATCGAGACGAGCGACTACCAGGCGTGCCAGAACCCGGAGTCGCGCGTCATCCTGACGGTGGGGGCGATCACTGCGCCGTAG
- a CDS encoding LacI family DNA-binding transcriptional regulator: MPGINEVAQLAGVSTATVSRALSGNGHVSEATRERVHAAALELGYVVSSHASALATGRMKNVGIVIPFLNRWFYGAVLEGAESALLSHGYDLTLYNLSGGGDERRSVFEHFLLRKRVDAVIAIALELTEAEVGRLHDLGKPIVGVGGSMQGVRTLSIDDNAVARLATEHLLALGHRSIAHIGGNKDSEMDFHVPSKRRVGYEEALVAVGITPDPDLFEAADFTLQGGYAAAKQILGNPRKRPTAVFAASDEMAIGTMLAARDLGLNVPNDVSVIGVDDHELSDFFGLSTVAQFPALQGRMAVDILMDELKPGHREAGATNTPLPFELIVRSSTARPSGSKDSR; encoded by the coding sequence ATGCCGGGAATCAATGAAGTCGCCCAGCTCGCCGGGGTCTCGACCGCGACCGTCTCTCGTGCCCTGAGCGGCAATGGACACGTGTCGGAGGCGACCCGAGAGCGGGTGCACGCTGCTGCCCTCGAACTGGGTTACGTCGTGTCATCCCACGCCTCGGCGCTCGCCACCGGGCGCATGAAGAACGTCGGCATCGTCATCCCGTTCCTCAACCGCTGGTTCTACGGTGCCGTGCTCGAGGGCGCGGAGAGCGCGCTGCTCAGCCACGGGTACGACCTCACGCTCTACAACCTCTCGGGCGGCGGCGACGAACGTCGCAGCGTGTTCGAGCACTTCCTGCTGCGCAAGCGAGTGGATGCGGTGATCGCCATCGCGCTCGAACTCACCGAGGCGGAGGTCGGCCGCCTGCACGACCTCGGCAAGCCGATCGTCGGCGTCGGCGGCTCCATGCAGGGTGTGCGCACCCTCAGCATCGACGACAACGCCGTCGCGCGACTCGCGACCGAGCACCTGCTCGCGCTCGGGCACCGTTCGATCGCCCACATCGGCGGCAACAAGGACTCGGAGATGGACTTCCACGTGCCATCCAAGCGACGTGTCGGGTACGAGGAGGCGCTGGTCGCCGTCGGCATCACCCCGGACCCCGACCTGTTCGAGGCGGCCGACTTCACCCTGCAAGGTGGGTACGCGGCGGCCAAGCAGATCCTGGGCAACCCGCGCAAACGACCGACGGCGGTGTTCGCGGCATCCGACGAGATGGCCATCGGCACCATGCTCGCCGCACGCGATCTCGGGCTGAACGTCCCCAACGACGTGAGCGTGATCGGCGTCGACGATCACGAACTCAGCGACTTCTTCGGGCTCTCGACGGTGGCGCAGTTCCCCGCGCTGCAGGGGCGCATGGCCGTCGACATCCTCATGGATGAGCTGAAGCCCGGGCACAGGGAGGCCGGGGCGACCAACACCCCGCTGCCGTTCGAACTCATCGTGCGGTCCAGTACCGCGCGGCCGAGCGGCAGCAAGGATTCCCGCTAG
- a CDS encoding YajQ family cyclic di-GMP-binding protein, which translates to MADSSFDIVSKVDKMEADNAVNQAQKEIAQRYDFKGVGASVEWSGEKLLLKASAEERVKAVLEVVEAKFIKRGISLRSLDTGQPYPSGKEYRIEISLKNGISSEDAKKVSKIIRDEGPKSVKSQIQGDELRVQSKSRDDLQATMALLKGKDLDVALQFVNFR; encoded by the coding sequence ATGGCAGATTCCTCATTCGACATCGTCAGCAAGGTCGACAAGATGGAGGCGGACAACGCCGTCAACCAGGCCCAGAAGGAGATCGCCCAGCGATACGACTTCAAGGGTGTTGGCGCGTCCGTCGAATGGAGCGGCGAGAAGCTGCTCCTCAAGGCGAGTGCGGAAGAGCGCGTGAAGGCAGTGCTCGAGGTGGTCGAGGCGAAGTTCATCAAGCGCGGGATCTCGCTGCGCAGCCTCGACACGGGCCAGCCGTACCCGAGCGGCAAGGAGTACCGCATCGAGATCAGCCTCAAGAACGGCATCTCGTCGGAGGACGCCAAGAAGGTCTCCAAGATCATCCGCGATGAGGGCCCCAAGTCCGTCAAGTCGCAGATCCAGGGCGACGAGCTGCGCGTTCAGTCGAAGAGCCGTGACGACCTTCAGGCCACCATGGCGCTACTGAAGGGGAAGGACCTCGACGTCGCCTTGCAATTCGTGAACTTCCGGTGA